The Gordonia sp. KTR9 genome contains a region encoding:
- a CDS encoding alpha-L-rhamnosidase produces MNVQSEPRWIIDTRSAAGGERRAIYFVRDISVRGQVRTARLRASALGWYRAFVNGDDQTGPALVPRWTPFDQYVEFQDYDVTTTLVTGNNRIGLVLGDGRYRGGLGAFQHDSVYGDRLAGWAQLTIEYVDGTRDEYVTDTTWKVGAGPIVRSDPMAGEVVDLRVPSALDPATVIGGFPHAAVTPSGARQLIAEEVERVTEIGRLSAASIIRTPSGKQLVDFGQNASGVVRIRLSGPPGRVVRLNHGEIKGADGELDIKYLTPFRAWPHKPQTDQVTLDGRTMWWQPWFTIHGFRFVEVEGLDANLTSEDIEFVVLSTALEETGSFTASDPRLQKLYENVRWSMRSNFTDTPTDCPTRERSGWTGDAQVFAAAGTVFADIDAYFRRFLRNLAAEQLPDGRMPIYAPAEASEFSGGMARTTRMLSGSAGWGDAIVLIPWTLYSYYGDTTVLESSYPAAQRWIDFLGNRAAAPSRRKRGRRGRVSAHHEQFIVEKGFDWGEWMRPGESFLSSAVDSFRRSGATVATAYYEHSARVLGKIAGVLERTDDERRYTDLADSIRLAWREAYLGPDGRIGIDRQDDYVRALAFGLLDEQERPAAAARLAGLVIAADYHLGTGFLSTPMLLDTLRDNGYADVAYRLLLQETTPSWLDQVNRGATTTWETWEGYTKRGSAANSHNHYSFGAVARFLVEHVAGVAPGKAGFETIEFRPGLESGLTSAAAAVGTPRGTASIAWRKTVGHFSVHVVVPPGALGKLEISSESHLLTEGEHDLHVTIHGTLVNSRDAP; encoded by the coding sequence ATGAACGTGCAAAGTGAACCGCGCTGGATCATCGATACGCGATCGGCGGCTGGGGGCGAACGGCGAGCGATTTACTTTGTCAGGGACATATCTGTGCGTGGGCAGGTCCGAACGGCACGCCTTCGCGCTTCGGCGCTCGGGTGGTATCGGGCGTTTGTCAACGGCGACGATCAGACCGGTCCGGCACTCGTACCTCGATGGACTCCGTTTGACCAGTACGTCGAATTCCAGGACTACGACGTCACCACCACTCTGGTGACGGGAAACAACCGGATCGGACTAGTCCTCGGCGACGGACGGTACAGAGGCGGTCTAGGCGCGTTCCAGCACGACAGTGTTTACGGCGATCGCCTTGCCGGATGGGCCCAGCTGACAATCGAGTACGTCGACGGGACACGGGACGAATACGTTACGGACACCACCTGGAAGGTGGGCGCGGGACCGATTGTGCGCAGTGACCCCATGGCAGGAGAAGTCGTAGACCTTCGCGTGCCCAGCGCGCTCGACCCGGCAACGGTTATCGGGGGGTTTCCGCATGCGGCGGTCACGCCGAGCGGGGCGCGCCAGCTGATCGCCGAGGAGGTGGAGCGCGTCACCGAGATCGGTCGGCTTTCCGCGGCATCGATTATTCGCACGCCGTCTGGGAAGCAGTTGGTCGATTTCGGTCAGAACGCGTCTGGCGTGGTGCGTATCAGGCTCTCTGGGCCGCCGGGACGAGTGGTCCGCCTAAACCATGGCGAGATCAAAGGCGCCGACGGTGAACTCGATATCAAATATCTGACTCCGTTTCGCGCCTGGCCCCACAAGCCGCAAACCGATCAGGTCACATTGGACGGGCGGACCATGTGGTGGCAGCCTTGGTTTACAATCCACGGATTCAGGTTCGTAGAAGTGGAGGGTCTCGACGCGAACCTCACCTCGGAAGATATCGAATTTGTCGTGCTCTCGACGGCATTGGAAGAGACCGGGTCGTTCACGGCGTCCGACCCGCGGTTACAGAAGCTGTATGAGAACGTGCGCTGGTCGATGCGCTCCAATTTCACTGACACACCGACCGATTGTCCAACGAGAGAGCGGTCCGGCTGGACCGGTGACGCACAGGTCTTCGCCGCTGCGGGGACCGTCTTTGCGGATATCGACGCGTATTTCCGTCGATTCTTACGAAACCTCGCAGCCGAGCAGCTGCCCGACGGGCGCATGCCGATATATGCCCCAGCCGAAGCTTCGGAATTCTCCGGCGGCATGGCCAGAACCACCCGCATGTTGTCCGGTTCTGCCGGCTGGGGCGACGCTATCGTCCTCATCCCTTGGACTCTGTACTCCTACTATGGCGACACCACTGTGCTTGAGTCCTCCTACCCGGCCGCCCAGCGCTGGATTGACTTCCTGGGCAACCGGGCGGCGGCGCCGAGCCGCAGAAAGCGTGGTCGCCGAGGCCGAGTGTCGGCCCACCATGAGCAGTTTATCGTGGAGAAAGGGTTCGACTGGGGAGAATGGATGCGCCCCGGCGAGTCTTTCCTTTCATCGGCAGTCGATTCTTTTCGCCGTTCCGGCGCGACCGTCGCTACCGCGTATTACGAGCATTCCGCCCGCGTCCTGGGAAAGATAGCGGGCGTGCTGGAACGCACAGACGACGAACGCCGGTATACTGACCTTGCAGACAGCATTCGCCTCGCATGGCGAGAGGCATACCTCGGACCTGACGGTCGAATCGGCATTGACCGTCAGGACGATTACGTCCGCGCCCTCGCCTTCGGACTCCTCGACGAACAGGAGAGGCCCGCGGCAGCTGCCCGGCTCGCCGGACTGGTCATCGCAGCGGACTACCACCTCGGAACCGGCTTTCTATCGACTCCGATGTTGTTGGACACACTTAGAGACAACGGTTACGCGGACGTCGCTTACCGACTGTTGCTGCAGGAGACCACCCCGTCGTGGCTCGACCAAGTTAACCGCGGCGCGACCACCACCTGGGAAACCTGGGAGGGCTACACGAAGAGAGGTAGTGCGGCAAACAGCCACAATCACTACAGCTTCGGCGCAGTGGCACGATTCCTGGTTGAACACGTTGCCGGCGTCGCCCCGGGGAAAGCAGGATTCGAAACAATCGAGTTTCGGCCCGGTCTCGAAAGTGGACTGACCTCCGCCGCAGCCGCGGTCGGAACGCCCCGCGGTACCGCGTCGATCGCTTGGCGCAAAACCGTCGGACACTTTTCGGTACATGTTGTCGTACCTCCAGGGGCGCTCGGGAAACTCGAAATATCCAGCGAGTCACACCTGCTCACAGAGGGTGAGCACGACCTCCACGTCACAATCCACGGCACACTTGTCAACTCGCGAGATGCCCCATAA
- a CDS encoding acetyl-CoA acetyltransferase produces the protein MQSLESLDPRTPVIVGVGQFAERIDDGNYQGLSAVGLAAAAAAAALDDAGCDQRSLIDRIGTVAGIRQFENSTPRAPAPLGRSDNFPRSVADRIGADPAHAILEVGGGQSPQHLVTELSRAIALEELSDVALIVGSEAISTVRQLATAENKPDFSERRGGQLEDRGYGLSGLVRRYHSTHGLTDAPSQYALFENARRARLGMSTREYAGAMGELFAPFSRVAARNPLSAAPVERTADELATVSDRNRMIADPYPRFVVARDQVNQAAAVIITSVEAARELHIPSEKWVFIHGHADLVEKPLLERPDLSRSPAATRASEHALELAGIDVGGLATIDLYSCFPIAVFNVIDRLGIDPDDPRGLTVTGGLPFFGGAGNNYSMHALAETVIRLRREPGSFGFVGANGGTLSKYSAAVYSTTPTAWREDSSARIQSELDEARGVDVATVADGAVTIETYTIKHGRAGKLGVVVGRLVDGRRFLATTLDGDEAMLSLLESGEAIGQAAYVRSIAQGNRITTDRAAADKWLPHRKARLRSDYEFVTVHRDEHVLEVTIDRPEARNALTPRANDELDEVFTAFFDDPALWVAILTGAGDKAFSAGNDLRYSASGKPMWVPKNGFAGLTSRRHMTKPVIAAVNGFAMGGGFEIVLACHLVVADPSARFALSEVNVGLVAGAGGLVRLPRMVPEKLATEMILTGKQITAETGLAYGVINRVSSPGSVLDEARALAREIMAGSPTSVRVSLAVMNDTAAIPDTLDAVAHHCNAMDELMVSEDMFEGVAAFGEKRRPQWRNR, from the coding sequence ATGCAATCGCTGGAATCACTCGATCCGCGCACACCCGTGATAGTCGGCGTCGGCCAGTTCGCAGAGCGCATCGACGACGGGAACTATCAAGGGTTGTCCGCAGTCGGTCTCGCCGCCGCGGCCGCAGCTGCCGCGCTCGACGACGCCGGATGCGACCAGCGCTCCCTGATCGACCGGATCGGCACGGTGGCCGGTATTCGGCAGTTCGAGAACTCGACGCCGAGAGCACCGGCACCGCTCGGACGATCTGACAACTTTCCGCGATCGGTCGCCGATCGGATCGGGGCGGACCCTGCTCACGCGATCCTCGAGGTGGGCGGCGGCCAGTCGCCCCAACACCTCGTCACCGAGCTCAGTCGCGCCATCGCGCTCGAGGAACTCAGCGATGTCGCGCTGATCGTGGGATCCGAAGCAATCTCCACGGTGCGTCAACTCGCCACCGCAGAGAACAAGCCGGACTTCAGCGAGCGCCGCGGCGGGCAGCTTGAAGATCGAGGCTACGGCCTGAGCGGCCTTGTTCGCCGATACCACAGCACGCACGGACTCACCGATGCACCCAGTCAGTACGCCCTCTTCGAGAATGCCCGCCGAGCCCGGTTGGGCATGTCGACCCGTGAGTATGCGGGTGCAATGGGTGAGCTTTTCGCCCCGTTCTCGCGAGTGGCTGCCAGGAACCCGCTTTCGGCCGCGCCCGTCGAACGTACTGCCGACGAATTGGCGACTGTGTCAGATCGCAACCGAATGATCGCCGACCCGTACCCCCGGTTCGTCGTTGCACGCGACCAGGTCAATCAGGCGGCCGCCGTGATCATCACCTCCGTGGAGGCGGCACGCGAGTTGCACATCCCCTCTGAGAAGTGGGTGTTTATCCACGGGCACGCCGACCTCGTGGAGAAGCCGCTTCTCGAGCGACCCGATCTCAGTCGCAGCCCGGCGGCCACGCGGGCCTCCGAGCACGCGTTGGAACTAGCGGGTATCGACGTCGGCGGGCTGGCTACCATCGACCTGTACAGCTGCTTTCCGATCGCGGTCTTCAACGTCATCGATCGGCTCGGGATCGATCCCGACGATCCTCGTGGACTCACTGTCACCGGTGGCCTGCCCTTTTTCGGCGGTGCCGGGAACAACTATTCGATGCACGCGCTCGCCGAGACCGTGATTCGGCTACGCCGCGAGCCCGGAAGCTTCGGTTTCGTCGGCGCCAACGGCGGCACCTTGAGCAAATACTCCGCGGCCGTGTACTCCACAACGCCTACGGCCTGGCGAGAAGACAGCAGCGCGCGGATCCAATCTGAACTCGACGAAGCCCGCGGAGTTGACGTGGCGACCGTCGCCGATGGGGCGGTCACCATCGAGACGTACACCATCAAGCACGGTCGCGCAGGAAAACTCGGTGTCGTCGTCGGACGCCTCGTCGACGGTCGGCGCTTCCTCGCCACCACCCTCGACGGCGACGAAGCGATGTTGTCGTTACTCGAGTCCGGTGAAGCGATAGGACAAGCGGCATACGTCAGATCCATCGCTCAGGGAAACCGCATCACCACCGATCGCGCCGCCGCGGATAAATGGCTACCGCACCGGAAGGCACGACTGCGATCGGATTATGAGTTCGTGACCGTACACCGCGACGAGCACGTCCTCGAGGTCACCATCGATAGACCCGAAGCGCGAAATGCGCTGACGCCGCGGGCGAACGACGAACTCGACGAGGTCTTCACCGCGTTCTTCGACGATCCTGCTCTATGGGTGGCGATTCTCACCGGCGCCGGAGACAAGGCGTTCAGCGCCGGCAACGACCTGCGCTACTCGGCGAGCGGGAAGCCGATGTGGGTTCCCAAGAACGGCTTCGCCGGCCTCACATCCCGCCGCCATATGACCAAACCGGTTATCGCCGCCGTCAACGGTTTCGCCATGGGTGGCGGGTTCGAGATCGTTCTGGCTTGCCACCTGGTCGTGGCCGACCCATCAGCACGCTTCGCCCTGTCCGAGGTGAATGTCGGACTCGTCGCCGGCGCCGGAGGACTTGTGCGGTTGCCGAGGATGGTGCCCGAAAAGCTCGCGACCGAGATGATTCTCACCGGTAAGCAGATCACCGCGGAAACAGGCCTCGCGTACGGCGTGATCAACCGTGTCTCATCTCCCGGGTCGGTGCTTGACGAGGCCCGCGCACTCGCGCGAGAGATCATGGCAGGTTCGCCGACATCTGTCAGGGTCTCCCTGGCGGTCATGAACGACACCGCCGCGATCCCGGATACGCTCGACGCCGTCGCACACCACTGCAACGCAATGGACGAACTGATGGTCAGCGAAGACATGTTCGAGGGAGTGGCCGCGTTCGGCGAGAAGCGCAGGCCACAATGGCGAAACCGGTAA
- a CDS encoding mycofactocin-coupled SDR family oxidoreductase, which produces MAHPSKRLVGKVAFITGAARGQGRAHVVRLASEGAHIVGVDLAGPLPGVPYDSATEDDLDETRRLVEEQGVEALLSRCDTRDLEGLKRAVADGVAALGRLDVVVANAGICIPETWDEVTPRSFQDVMDINVTGVWNTVTASAQHLIDGGGGSIVLISSLAGKKVQPFMVHYSTSKHALVGMSRAFAAELGQYDIRVNTVHPGAVNTPMGSGQMIARIEQTNEANPRLAGMGTTFLNRFSAEAEEISGVVAFLACDEASFVTAEEISVDGGTQHF; this is translated from the coding sequence ATGGCACATCCATCAAAGCGGCTGGTTGGCAAGGTCGCATTCATCACCGGCGCAGCCCGTGGTCAGGGACGGGCGCACGTGGTTCGACTCGCGAGCGAAGGCGCGCATATCGTCGGCGTCGACCTCGCGGGCCCACTGCCCGGTGTGCCGTATGACTCGGCAACCGAGGACGACCTCGACGAGACCCGGCGCCTGGTCGAGGAACAGGGCGTGGAAGCACTGCTGTCTCGCTGCGACACTCGCGACCTCGAAGGCCTGAAGCGTGCCGTCGCCGACGGAGTCGCCGCTCTCGGACGTCTGGACGTGGTTGTTGCCAACGCCGGGATCTGCATCCCGGAGACCTGGGACGAAGTGACCCCGAGGAGCTTTCAGGACGTCATGGACATCAATGTGACCGGCGTGTGGAACACGGTCACCGCATCGGCACAACATCTCATCGACGGCGGGGGCGGTTCTATCGTCCTGATCAGTTCCCTGGCAGGAAAGAAGGTGCAGCCCTTTATGGTTCACTACTCGACGAGCAAACACGCACTCGTGGGAATGTCCCGGGCATTCGCAGCCGAACTCGGCCAGTACGACATCCGCGTCAACACAGTCCACCCCGGGGCGGTGAACACTCCGATGGGGTCGGGGCAGATGATTGCGCGCATCGAGCAGACCAATGAGGCGAACCCGCGACTCGCAGGCATGGGAACGACGTTCCTGAACCGGTTCTCTGCCGAGGCCGAGGAGATCTCAGGTGTCGTCGCGTTCCTCGCGTGCGACGAGGCGTCGTTCGTCACTGCCGAGGAAATCTCCGTCGACGGCGGGACACAGCACTTCTGA